A genomic window from Bubalus bubalis isolate 160015118507 breed Murrah chromosome X, NDDB_SH_1, whole genome shotgun sequence includes:
- the PLP1 gene encoding myelin proteolipid protein isoform X1 translates to MGLLECCARCLVGAPFASLVATGLCFFGVALFCGCGHEALTGTEKLIETYFSKNYQDYEYLINVIHAFQYVIYGTASFFFLYGALLLAEGFYTTGAVRQIFGDYKTTICGKGLSATVTGGQKGRGSRGQHQAHSLERVCHCLGKWLGHPDKFVGITYALTVVWLLVFACSAVPVYIYFNTWTTCQSIAAPSKTSASIGTLCADARMYGVLPWNAFPGKVCGSNLLSICKTAEFQMTFHLFIAAFVGAAATLVSLLTFMIAATYNFAVLKLMGRGTKF, encoded by the exons GCTTATTAGAGTGCTGTGCAAGATGTCTCGTAGGGGCCccctttgcttccctggtggccactGGATTGTGTTTCTTTGGGGTGGCACTATTCTGTGGCTGTGGACATGAAGCACTCACTGGTACAGAAAAGCTAATTGAGACATATTTCTCCAAAAACTACCAGGACTATGAGTATCTTATCAATGT GATCCATGCTTTCCAGTATGTCATCTATGGAActgcctctttcttcttcctttatggGGCCCTCCTGCTGGCCGAGGGCTTCTACACCACCGGCGCAGTCAGGCAGATCTTTGGCGACTACAAGACCACCATCTGCGGCAAGGGCCTGAGTGCAACGGTAACAGGGGGCCAGAAGGGGAGGGGTTCCAGAGGCCAACATCAAGCTCATTCTTTGGAGCGGGTGTGTCATTGTTTGGGAAAATGGCTAGGACATCCCGACAAG TTTGTGGGCATCACCTATGCCCTGACCGTTGTGTGGCTCCTGGTGTTTGCCTGCTCTGCTGTGCCTGTATACATTTACTTCAACACCTGGACCACCTGCCAGTCTATTGCTGCCCCCAGCAAGACCTCTGCAAGTATAGGCACTCTCTGTGCTGATGCCAGAATGTATG GTGTTCTCCCATGGAATGCTTTCCCTGGCAAGGTGTGTGGCTCCAACCTTCTGTCCATCTGCAAAACAGCTGAG TTCCAAATGACCTTCCATCTGTTTATTGCTGCGTTTGTGGGGGCTGCAGCCACgctggtttccctg CTCACCTTCATGATTGCTGCCACTTACAACTTTGCCGTCCTGAAACTCATGGGCCGAGGCACCAAGTTCTGA
- the PLP1 gene encoding myelin proteolipid protein isoform X2 — MGLLECCARCLVGAPFASLVATGLCFFGVALFCGCGHEALTGTEKLIETYFSKNYQDYEYLINVIHAFQYVIYGTASFFFLYGALLLAEGFYTTGAVRQIFGDYKTTICGKGLSATFVGITYALTVVWLLVFACSAVPVYIYFNTWTTCQSIAAPSKTSASIGTLCADARMYGVLPWNAFPGKVCGSNLLSICKTAEFQMTFHLFIAAFVGAAATLVSLLTFMIAATYNFAVLKLMGRGTKF, encoded by the exons GCTTATTAGAGTGCTGTGCAAGATGTCTCGTAGGGGCCccctttgcttccctggtggccactGGATTGTGTTTCTTTGGGGTGGCACTATTCTGTGGCTGTGGACATGAAGCACTCACTGGTACAGAAAAGCTAATTGAGACATATTTCTCCAAAAACTACCAGGACTATGAGTATCTTATCAATGT GATCCATGCTTTCCAGTATGTCATCTATGGAActgcctctttcttcttcctttatggGGCCCTCCTGCTGGCCGAGGGCTTCTACACCACCGGCGCAGTCAGGCAGATCTTTGGCGACTACAAGACCACCATCTGCGGCAAGGGCCTGAGTGCAACG TTTGTGGGCATCACCTATGCCCTGACCGTTGTGTGGCTCCTGGTGTTTGCCTGCTCTGCTGTGCCTGTATACATTTACTTCAACACCTGGACCACCTGCCAGTCTATTGCTGCCCCCAGCAAGACCTCTGCAAGTATAGGCACTCTCTGTGCTGATGCCAGAATGTATG GTGTTCTCCCATGGAATGCTTTCCCTGGCAAGGTGTGTGGCTCCAACCTTCTGTCCATCTGCAAAACAGCTGAG TTCCAAATGACCTTCCATCTGTTTATTGCTGCGTTTGTGGGGGCTGCAGCCACgctggtttccctg CTCACCTTCATGATTGCTGCCACTTACAACTTTGCCGTCCTGAAACTCATGGGCCGAGGCACCAAGTTCTGA
- the RAB9B gene encoding ras-related protein Rab-9B, whose translation MSGKSLLLKVILLGDGGVGKSSLMNRYVTNKFDSQAFHTIGVEFLNRDLEVDGRFVTLQIWDTAGQERFKSLRTPFYRGADCCLLTFSVDDRQSFENLGNWQKEFIYYADVKDPEHFPFVVLGNKVDKEDRQVTTEEAQSWCMENGDYPYLETSAKDDTNVTVAFEEAVRQVLAVEEQLEHCMLGHTIDLNSGSKAGSSCC comes from the coding sequence ATGAGTGGGAAATCCCTGCTCTTAAAGGTCATTCTCTTGGGTGATGGTGGAGTTGGGAAAAGCTCACTCATGAACCGTTATGTAACCAATAAATTTGACTCCCAGGCTTTTCACACCATAGGGGTAGAGTTCTTAAATCGAGATTTGGAGGTAGATGGACGTTTTGTAACTCTCCAGATCTGGGACACTGCAGGGCAGGAACGTTTCAAGAGCCTTAGGACACCCTTCTACAGGGGAGCAGACTGCTGTCTCTTGACCTTCAGCGTGGATGACCGGCAGAGCTTTGAGAACCTGGGTAATTGGCAGAAAGAATTCATCTACTACGCAGATGTGAAAGACCCTGAGCACTTCCCCTTTGTAGTTCTGGGGAACAAAGTAGACAAAGAGGATAGGCAAGTGACTACTGAGGAGGCGCAGTCCTGGTGCATGGAGAATGGAGATTACCCTTATCTAGAAACAAGTGCCAAAGATGATACTAATGTGACAGTGGCCTTTGAAGAAGCTGTCAGGCAGGTATTGGCTGTAGAGGAACAACTGGAGCATTGCATGTTAGGTCACACTATTGACTTGAACAGTGGTTCCAAAGCAGGATCTTCATGCTGTTAA